The proteins below come from a single Biomphalaria glabrata chromosome 10, xgBioGlab47.1, whole genome shotgun sequence genomic window:
- the LOC106053221 gene encoding uncharacterized protein LOC106053221, which yields MKVRDQPLCASLVLAMLLAWHTKLCWARHKCSCNCMTEVVSPSDQPHDVWSKINPEVVQTLGCAQITFIASGDSHVCLQQIKEFSKINDSNVELLVLDGHKEIFTLKYYPNRWQKRELCSESNSLTFQLKKLNVKLDFNPELLSFHFDVVHIESPRRKLFLEDSFCDETYRLYNSTIDIRSKFTNVQELNRKVCGINLVKDSGNPKNMCLFYTLVQQNESIHWDVYISTVKYSFNPQDHVFSFNASSPKTGAWCSGVPFVMIIFESVQHTGNVFTISAYDFNGTTDEFLEFLYSKRAGPISTTSSSVGGGVKAHITYIPIVVVAAVVLFILVLVLILTISVRSVCNTVTKKTACSSTSGYEQKHRINKADIVVIRNQNHYEQKNLLHSL from the coding sequence ATGAAAGTTCGAGATCAACCTTTGTGTGCTAGCCTTGTTTTAGCAATGTTACTAGCTTGGCATACAAAGCTTTGCTGGGCGAGACACAAGTGCTCCTGTAACTGTATGACAGAGGTTGTGTCTCCGTCTGACCAGCCTCACGACGTGTGGAGCAAGATCAACCCGGAAGTAGTGCAGACTTTAGGATGCGCTCAAATAACTTTCATCGCCAGCGGAGACAGCCACGTCTGCCTTCAACAAATCAAAGAGTTTAGCAAAATCAATGACTCCAACGTCGAACTGCTCGTGTTAGACGGACATAAAGAGATTTTCACCTTGAAATATTATCCTAATAGATGGCAAAAGAGAGAATTGTGTTCCGAGTCTAACTCGTTGACCTTTCAGcttaaaaaactcaatgtgaagCTAGATTTTAACCCAGAACTTCTCTCTTTCCATTTCGATGTTGTCCACATTGAAAGTCCTCGTAGAAAACTTTTTCTAGAAGATTCTTTCTGCGACGAAACATATAGATTATATAATAGCACTATAGACATACGCAGTAAATTTACAAACGTACAGGAATTGAATCGAAAAGTTTGTGGAATAAATTTAGTAAAAGACAGCGGCAACCCCAAAAACATGTGTTTGTTCTATACCTTAGTGcaacaaaatgaaagcattCATTGGGATGTGTACATTTCTACTGTCAAGTACTCCTTTAATCCCCAAGATCACGTGTTCAGCTTCAACGCCAGCAGCCCAAAGACTGGCGCCTGGTGCTCTGGCGTCCCCTTCGTCATGATCATCTTTGAAAGCGTCCAACACACCGGAAACGTGTTCACCATTTCAGCCTACGACTTCAACGGAACAACGGACGAGTTCCTGGAGTTTCTTTACAGCAAGAGAGCTGGTCCGATATCTACCACCTCTTCCAGTGTTGGTGGTGGCGTCAAGGCCCACATAACTTATATTCCGATCGTGGTAGTGGCGGCAGTGGTTCTATTTATACTTGTTTTAGTCTTGATCTTGACGATTTCAGTTCGCTCAGTGTGTAACACTGTCACCAAGAAGACGGCTTGCTCCTCCACGTCTGGCTACGAACAGAAACATAGAATCAATAAAGCGGATATTGTAGTCATTCGAAACCAAAACCACTACgaacaaaaaaatctacttcACAGTCTATAG
- the LOC129928706 gene encoding uncharacterized protein LOC129928706 produces the protein ITSLSIISPSITSPSITSSSITSPSITSPSITSSSIRSPSITSPSITSSSITSPSITSPSITSSSIRSPSITSPSITSSSIISPSITSPSITSSSITSPSITSPSITSSSIISPSITSPSITSSSIISPSIASPSITTSSVTSPFY, from the coding sequence ATTACATCACTATCCATTATATCACCATCCATCACATCACCATCCATCACAAGCTCATCCATTACATCACCATCCATCACATCACCATCCATCACAAGCTCATCCATTAGATCACCATCCATCACATCACCATCCATCACAAGCTCATCCATTACATCACCATCCATCACATCACCATCCATCACAAGCTCATCCATTAGATCACCATCCATCACATCACCATCCATCACAAGCTCATCCATTATATCACCATCCATCACATCACCATCCATCACAAGCTCATCCATTACATCACCATCCATCACATCACCATCCATCACAAGCTCATCCATTATATCACCATCCATCACATCACCATCCATCACAAGCTCATCCATTATATCACCATCCATCGCATCACCATCCATCACAACCTCATCCGTTACATCTCCATTCTATTAG
- the LOC129928737 gene encoding uncharacterized protein LOC129928737, protein MDEFVMDGDVMDELVMDGDVMDGDVMDELVMDGDVMDGDVMDELVMDGDVMDGDIMDSDVMDEFVMDGDVMDELVMDGDVMDELVMDGDVMDGDVMNEVVMDGDVMDELVMDGDVMDEVVMDGDVTDEVVVDGDVMDELVMDGDVTDEVVMDGDVMDEVVVDGDVMDELVMDGDVMDGDVMNEVVMDGDVMDEVVMDGDVMDEVVMDGDVTDEVVVDGDVMDEVVMDGDVMDEVVMDGDVTDEVVVDGDVKDELVMDGDVMDELVMNNDVMDELVMDVNWM, encoded by the coding sequence ATGGATGAGTTTGTGATGGATGGTGATGTAATGGATGAGCTTGTGATGGATGGTGATGTGATGGATGGTGATGTAATGGATGAGCTTGTGATGGATGGTGATGTGATGGATGGTGATGTAATGGATGAGCTTGTGATGGATGGTGATGTGATGGATGGTGATATAATGGATAGTGATGTAATGGATGAGTTTGTGATGGATGGTGATGTAATGGATGAGCTTGTGATGGATGGTGATGTAATGGATGAGCTTGTGATGGATGGTGATGTGATGGATGGTGATGTAATGAATGAGGTTGTGATGGATGGTGATGTAATGGATGAGCTTGTGATGGATGGTGATGTAATGGATGAGGTTGTGATGGATGGTGATGTAACGGATGAGGTTGTGGTGGATGGTGATGTAATGGATGAGCTTGTGATGGATGGTGATGTAACGGATGAGGTTGTGATGGATGGTGATGTAATGGATGAGGTTGTGGTGGATGGTGATGTAATGGATGAGCTTGTGATGGATGGTGATGTGATGGATGGTGATGTAATGAATGAGGTTGTGATGGATGGTGATGTAATGGATGAGGTTGTGATGGATGGTGATGTAATGGATGAGGTTGTGATGGATGGTGATGTAACGGATGAGGTTGTGGTGGATGGTGATGTAATGGATGAGGTTGTGATGGATGGTGATGTAATGGATGAGGTTGTGATGGATGGTGATGTAACGGATGAGGTTGTAGTGGATGGTGATGTAAAGGATGAGCTTGTGATGGATGGTGATGTAATGGATGAGCTTGTGATGAATAATGATGTAATGGATGAGCTTGTGATGGATGTGAACTGGATGTAA